A window of the Branchiibius hedensis genome harbors these coding sequences:
- a CDS encoding pyridoxal phosphate-dependent decarboxylase family protein, with amino-acid sequence MHEFDETTRALGDEVLRYTKERLALDPVPLDFPRTKAELDTVAAGAISAGGIGGLAAMRLFEEDLAPACLSIDHPRYLSFIPCAPTREAAMFDLIVGASSIYAGSWLEGAGAVYAENQALDWIASLVGLPASAGGVFVPGGTIGNLSALVAARATARARTGRRPYRVAATAGAHSSIQSACDVMDAELVPVDVEDWRLTGDNLRAVLEAEGTEDFFAVVATAGTTNFGIIDDLASVADVCEEYGLWLHIDGAYGGAGLAAPSVRSRYAGIERCDSFIVDPHKWLFAPFDCCALLYRDPNLARAAHTQHASYLDVLNDAEDWNPTDYSIGLTRRARGLPFWFSLVANGTAAYTAAIERTLEVTRYAETQVAQRPYVEAVRAADLTVLVFRRLGWEPADYYAWSDTLLESQQGFVVPTSHAGETLARFAIVNPKTSEADIDAILDSMA; translated from the coding sequence GTGCACGAATTCGACGAGACCACCCGAGCGCTCGGCGACGAGGTACTGCGCTACACCAAGGAACGTCTGGCCCTGGATCCAGTGCCGTTGGACTTCCCGCGCACCAAGGCCGAACTCGACACCGTTGCCGCCGGCGCCATCTCCGCTGGTGGGATCGGTGGGCTGGCCGCGATGCGGCTGTTCGAAGAGGACCTCGCCCCCGCCTGCCTGTCCATCGACCACCCCCGCTATCTGTCCTTCATCCCGTGTGCGCCCACGCGTGAGGCGGCGATGTTCGACCTGATCGTGGGTGCGTCCTCCATCTACGCCGGGTCGTGGCTGGAGGGGGCCGGCGCGGTGTACGCCGAGAACCAGGCGCTGGACTGGATCGCCTCGTTGGTGGGGCTGCCTGCATCGGCCGGCGGAGTCTTCGTCCCGGGCGGCACCATCGGCAACCTGTCGGCGCTGGTGGCCGCCCGCGCGACGGCCCGCGCCCGCACCGGTCGGCGCCCCTACCGTGTGGCCGCGACCGCCGGCGCGCACTCCTCCATCCAGTCCGCGTGCGATGTCATGGACGCCGAGTTGGTGCCCGTCGACGTCGAAGACTGGCGCCTGACCGGCGACAATCTGCGGGCCGTCCTGGAAGCCGAGGGCACCGAGGACTTCTTCGCCGTCGTCGCGACCGCCGGCACCACCAACTTCGGGATCATCGACGACCTGGCCTCGGTCGCCGACGTGTGCGAGGAATACGGCCTCTGGCTGCACATCGACGGTGCGTACGGCGGCGCCGGGCTGGCCGCTCCATCCGTGCGTTCGCGGTATGCCGGGATCGAGCGGTGCGACTCCTTCATCGTTGACCCGCACAAGTGGCTGTTCGCGCCGTTCGACTGTTGTGCGTTGCTCTATCGCGACCCGAACCTGGCGCGCGCGGCGCACACCCAGCACGCGTCGTACCTCGATGTCCTCAACGACGCCGAGGACTGGAACCCCACCGACTACAGCATCGGGCTGACCCGACGGGCGCGCGGACTGCCGTTCTGGTTCTCCCTGGTCGCCAACGGGACGGCCGCCTACACCGCCGCGATCGAGCGGACGTTGGAGGTGACCAGGTACGCCGAAACGCAAGTTGCGCAGCGCCCGTACGTCGAGGCGGTGCGGGCTGCTGATCTCACCGTGCTGGTCTTCCGGCGGCTGGGTTGGGAGCCGGCGGACTACTACGCCTGGTCGGACACGCTGCTGGAGTCGCAGCAGGGCTTCGTGGTGCCGACCTCGCACGCCGGGGAGACGTTGGCGCGGTTCGCGATCGTGAATCCGAAGACCTCCGAGGCCGACATCGACGCGATCCTGGATTCGATGGCCTGA
- a CDS encoding uracil-DNA glycosylase: MTTTALPPDIDPSWAPALEPVADKIAGCGAFLREEIAAGRGYLPAGDAVLRAFRVPLPDVRVLIVGQDPYPTPGHAVGLSFSVAPQVKPLPASLRNIYKELIDDLGVDAPSTGDLTPWAEQGVILLNRVLTVRPGEPGSHRGIGWEHVTAAAIGALAQRGGPLVAILWGRDARNLASHLGQVPTVQSAHPSPLSAHGGFFGSKPFSRTNELLAAQGADPIDWSIP, from the coding sequence GTGACCACGACCGCCCTGCCGCCCGACATCGACCCGTCGTGGGCGCCCGCGTTGGAGCCGGTGGCGGACAAGATTGCCGGTTGCGGTGCGTTCCTGCGGGAGGAGATCGCTGCGGGTCGGGGCTACCTGCCCGCGGGAGACGCGGTGCTGCGCGCCTTCCGGGTGCCGCTACCCGACGTACGCGTATTGATCGTCGGTCAGGACCCCTACCCCACACCCGGCCACGCGGTCGGTTTGTCGTTTTCCGTTGCGCCGCAAGTGAAACCGCTGCCCGCGTCGTTGCGGAACATCTACAAGGAACTCATCGACGACCTCGGCGTTGACGCCCCCAGCACCGGCGACCTGACCCCCTGGGCGGAGCAGGGGGTCATACTGCTGAACCGGGTCCTGACCGTGCGGCCGGGTGAACCGGGTAGTCATCGCGGCATCGGGTGGGAGCATGTGACGGCGGCCGCAATCGGCGCCCTTGCCCAGCGGGGCGGCCCGCTGGTGGCGATCCTGTGGGGGCGGGACGCCCGCAACCTGGCGTCCCATCTCGGGCAGGTCCCCACGGTGCAGAGCGCGCACCCCTCTCCCCTGTCCGCGCACGGCGGCTTCTTCGGATCCAAACCGTTCAGCCGCACCAACGAACTACTCGCGGCGCAGGGCGCCGACCCGATCGATTGGAGCATCCCGTGA
- a CDS encoding SGNH/GDSL hydrolase family protein, producing MTWSRYVAIGDSFTEGMSDPSPDQPDTYVGWADRLAAHLASKAADEGRDFGYANLAIRGRLLADVEGPQLDAALELQPDLVSIVGGPNDLLRPGTDIDDLADRLEAAVAKIRATGADVLMSTTADPGFAPLLRRIRPRTSVFTANIWGIAQRQGAYVLDMWNLRVLRDPRLWATDRLHLTTEGHQRVAAQAAWALGDRDTERDWAIPLPPAPPLSRIAAVRGHAEWAQEYLGPWVHRRLTGRSSGDNLLPKRPELAPIDPTPPGDTA from the coding sequence GTGACCTGGTCCCGTTACGTCGCGATTGGCGACTCGTTCACCGAAGGCATGAGCGACCCGTCACCGGACCAACCCGATACGTACGTCGGGTGGGCCGACCGTCTCGCCGCGCACCTGGCGTCGAAGGCGGCTGACGAGGGACGCGACTTCGGCTACGCCAACCTCGCGATCCGCGGCCGGTTGCTGGCCGACGTCGAGGGCCCGCAGTTGGACGCGGCGTTGGAGTTGCAACCGGATCTGGTGAGCATCGTCGGCGGTCCGAACGACTTGCTGCGACCGGGGACTGACATCGACGACCTGGCCGACCGGTTGGAAGCGGCCGTGGCGAAGATCCGGGCGACGGGGGCCGACGTGCTGATGTCGACGACCGCCGATCCGGGATTTGCGCCGCTGCTCAGGAGGATTCGGCCGCGCACCTCCGTCTTCACCGCGAACATCTGGGGCATCGCACAACGGCAGGGTGCCTACGTGCTGGACATGTGGAACCTGCGGGTGCTGCGCGATCCGCGCCTGTGGGCCACCGACCGCCTACACCTGACCACGGAGGGCCACCAGCGGGTCGCCGCCCAGGCCGCATGGGCGCTCGGAGACCGGGACACCGAACGCGACTGGGCGATACCGTTGCCGCCAGCACCCCCACTGTCGCGGATTGCCGCCGTTCGTGGACACGCAGAATGGGCCCAGGAATACCTTGGACCCTGGGTGCACCGACGGCTCACCGGCCGCAGCAGTGGCGACAACCTATTGCCGAAACGACCCGAGCTCGCCCCCATCGATCCGACACCCCCAGGAGACACCGCATGA
- the modA gene encoding molybdate ABC transporter substrate-binding protein: protein MSYLPTRIAAAAAAGTVLLAGCSSTSSSPSATTGTGTSTSSATGKKTVTILAAASLTEAFKKIAAEVMKEHPDLDIKISFGASSTLATQLNNGVDADIIALADEKSKTTITPSLIEGKPTQLFATNRLEIATPAGNPAHVTGLASLSNSSIDTVLCAKQVPCGRAAQTVLAKADVTPHVISFESDVKATLAKVKTGDADAAIVYQTDVSSAGSTVTGVVIPEDQNTVTKLPIVQLTNTEGAKEFYEAVTSSEGQDILKSLGFGQV from the coding sequence ATGAGCTACCTGCCCACCCGTATCGCGGCGGCCGCTGCCGCTGGCACCGTCCTGCTCGCTGGCTGCAGTTCGACCTCGTCGTCGCCGTCCGCCACGACCGGCACTGGCACCAGCACGTCGAGTGCGACCGGCAAGAAGACCGTCACGATCCTCGCGGCTGCATCCCTGACGGAGGCCTTCAAGAAGATTGCCGCCGAGGTGATGAAGGAGCACCCGGACCTGGACATCAAGATCAGTTTCGGTGCCAGCTCGACGCTCGCGACCCAGTTGAACAACGGTGTCGACGCCGACATCATCGCGCTGGCCGACGAGAAGTCGAAGACGACGATCACGCCGTCCCTGATCGAGGGCAAGCCGACGCAGCTCTTCGCGACGAACCGGTTGGAGATCGCCACTCCCGCAGGCAACCCGGCGCACGTGACCGGCCTTGCGTCGCTGAGCAATTCGTCGATCGACACCGTGCTCTGCGCCAAGCAGGTGCCCTGTGGCCGCGCCGCTCAGACCGTCCTGGCCAAGGCCGACGTGACCCCGCACGTGATCAGCTTCGAGTCCGACGTGAAGGCCACGCTGGCCAAGGTGAAGACCGGTGACGCCGACGCAGCGATCGTCTACCAGACCGACGTCTCCTCGGCCGGCTCGACCGTCACGGGTGTCGTGATCCCCGAGGACCAGAACACCGTCACCAAGCTGCCCATCGTGCAACTGACCAACACCGAGGGTGCCAAGGAGTTCTACGAGGCTGTCACCTCCAGCGAGGGTCAGGACATCCTGAAGAGCCTGGGCTTCGGGCAGGTCTGA
- the modB gene encoding molybdate ABC transporter permease subunit produces the protein MASLLIRVSWTSLGPDLQTAGAKDAIWLSIRTTLTTVVLCLLLGTPLAWVLARSEGRWVPWVRAVVTVPLVLPPAVGGVALLLAWGRTGVIGGPLYDWFGWRLPYNWTRVVIAEVFVALPFFVLAVEGAMRSLDPRYDDIASTLGATPTRTFSRVVIPQVLPGIAAGAMLAWARALGEFGATITFAGSFPGTTQTAPLAVYQALDIDQNAATALAVIMLLVCVVVLAALRGKWLR, from the coding sequence TTGGCGTCACTGCTGATCCGCGTCTCCTGGACGAGCCTGGGACCCGATCTGCAGACCGCCGGCGCCAAGGACGCGATCTGGTTGTCGATCCGCACCACGTTGACGACCGTGGTGCTCTGCCTGCTCTTAGGTACGCCGCTCGCTTGGGTTCTCGCGCGTAGCGAGGGTCGGTGGGTGCCCTGGGTCCGCGCTGTCGTCACGGTGCCGTTGGTGCTGCCACCGGCCGTGGGCGGTGTCGCGTTGCTGCTGGCCTGGGGACGGACCGGGGTGATCGGCGGTCCGCTCTACGACTGGTTCGGCTGGCGGCTGCCCTACAACTGGACGCGGGTCGTCATCGCCGAGGTCTTCGTGGCGCTGCCGTTCTTCGTCCTCGCGGTGGAGGGTGCCATGCGGTCCCTCGACCCGCGCTACGACGACATCGCCTCAACGCTGGGCGCTACTCCGACAAGGACATTCAGTCGGGTCGTCATCCCGCAGGTGCTGCCGGGCATCGCGGCGGGGGCCATGCTCGCCTGGGCGCGCGCGCTGGGTGAGTTCGGCGCCACGATCACCTTTGCGGGCTCCTTCCCCGGCACGACACAGACCGCTCCGCTCGCGGTCTACCAGGCGCTCGACATCGATCAGAACGCCGCGACCGCCCTGGCCGTGATCATGTTGCTGGTGTGCGTGGTCGTGCTGGCCGCGCTGCGCGGGAAGTGGCTGCGGTGA
- a CDS encoding ABC transporter ATP-binding protein: MSALFDGRVEQGSFTLEVSLSFESGTVTGILGPNGSGKTTLLRAIAGLTPLSSGSLTVDDSDWTSFAPQDRSVGLVLADPVLFPHLSATDNVAFGPRSRGVAASAAGQRALEELDALGIGELASRKPKALSTGQAQRVALARALATDPAVLLLDESLAGLDPQTRTSVRGVLASRLAHFDGTTIMVTHDPVDALTLADELVFLEDGRLTQRGTPVQVSAAPRSAYAATLVGLNLLPGHATGDGLVATGLGEVRTASEVEGECWVSIRPNAVSLWRSPPDGSPRNTWQLTVTGVEVLGQTARIMLSANDSRLVAEVTTLAVNELGLVAGAQAWASVKATEIDCYPR, translated from the coding sequence GTGAGCGCGCTTTTCGACGGCCGCGTTGAACAGGGCAGCTTCACCCTCGAGGTGTCGCTCTCCTTCGAATCCGGCACAGTGACAGGCATTCTCGGTCCGAATGGGTCCGGCAAAACCACGTTGCTCCGCGCAATCGCCGGGCTCACCCCGCTTAGCAGTGGCTCGCTGACGGTCGATGACTCCGACTGGACTTCGTTTGCGCCGCAGGATCGTTCGGTGGGTCTGGTGCTCGCTGATCCGGTCCTCTTCCCGCACCTGAGTGCCACCGACAACGTGGCGTTCGGGCCGCGCTCGCGTGGAGTGGCCGCCTCGGCTGCGGGACAGCGCGCGTTGGAGGAACTCGACGCCCTCGGTATCGGCGAACTCGCGTCCCGCAAACCCAAAGCACTGTCGACCGGACAAGCACAGCGCGTCGCCCTAGCCCGGGCCCTCGCGACCGATCCCGCGGTCCTCCTTCTGGACGAGTCCCTCGCCGGACTGGATCCACAGACGCGGACCTCCGTGCGCGGCGTACTCGCCTCTCGCCTGGCGCATTTCGACGGAACAACGATCATGGTCACCCACGATCCCGTCGACGCATTGACCCTGGCGGATGAGTTGGTGTTCCTGGAGGACGGGCGCCTGACCCAGCGCGGCACTCCGGTGCAGGTGTCGGCTGCTCCGCGATCGGCGTACGCCGCGACGCTGGTCGGTCTGAATCTACTGCCTGGTCACGCGACGGGTGACGGTCTCGTGGCCACGGGTCTCGGTGAGGTCCGCACCGCCTCGGAGGTCGAAGGCGAGTGCTGGGTGAGCATCCGACCCAACGCAGTGTCGCTGTGGCGCTCGCCCCCGGACGGCTCGCCGCGCAACACCTGGCAGCTGACCGTGACCGGGGTCGAAGTGCTTGGTCAGACCGCGCGAATCATGCTGTCTGCCAATGACTCCCGCCTCGTCGCTGAGGTGACCACGCTCGCCGTCAACGAGTTGGGGCTGGTCGCCGGGGCGCAAGCGTGGGCGAGCGTGAAGGCCACCGAGATCGACTGCTACCCGCGTTAG
- a CDS encoding polysaccharide deacetylase family protein, protein MSRRAAILGGTGIAVVTAAGTAAATDEVVTYRSPTYRVSPMPDTVTSPMSVRVTWHAEAPAAQTAHLTFDDGPSPVWTPKVLDILHRNDATATFFMLDEFIKGHPDVVAQVHVAGHEIGVHGGDHTDMTTLEPDALAKVLSETREAITSITGVAPTRMRPPYGRLDAPVLWSAHQAGLEEVVLWSHRTGGSRQEAQSVLDRLSSGMVILSHDGRSSVNDAELDAISWLLPQLRAKGFSVTRLPLGG, encoded by the coding sequence TTGAGCCGACGCGCGGCCATCCTCGGTGGCACCGGTATTGCTGTCGTGACCGCCGCCGGCACGGCGGCCGCGACCGATGAAGTCGTGACGTACCGCTCGCCGACCTACCGGGTCTCGCCGATGCCGGACACGGTCACCTCGCCGATGAGTGTGCGGGTCACCTGGCATGCGGAGGCGCCGGCGGCGCAGACCGCGCACCTGACCTTCGACGATGGTCCGTCACCGGTGTGGACGCCGAAGGTCCTGGACATCCTGCACCGCAACGACGCGACTGCCACCTTCTTCATGCTGGACGAGTTCATCAAGGGCCACCCCGACGTGGTCGCTCAGGTGCACGTGGCCGGCCACGAGATCGGGGTCCACGGCGGCGACCACACCGACATGACGACCCTTGAGCCGGACGCGTTGGCGAAGGTCCTGAGTGAGACCCGGGAAGCCATCACGAGCATCACGGGAGTCGCCCCGACCAGGATGCGACCGCCGTACGGGCGGCTGGATGCCCCGGTCCTGTGGTCTGCGCACCAGGCGGGACTCGAAGAAGTCGTCCTGTGGTCGCACCGCACCGGTGGCAGCCGCCAGGAAGCCCAATCGGTCCTCGACCGTCTCTCGTCAGGGATGGTCATCCTGTCCCACGACGGCCGCTCGTCGGTGAACGATGCCGAACTCGACGCGATCAGTTGGCTCCTGCCGCAATTGCGCGCCAAGGGGTTCTCGGTCACCCGCCTGCCGTTGGGCGGCTAA
- a CDS encoding threonine aldolase family protein, giving the protein MTSLHDVSARGFASDNYAGVHPSVLDAVAAANGGHQVAYGEDDYTAALRERMSELFEAPVEVFPVFNGTGANVIALQSVTQRWESVVCAETAHINVDEGAAPESVGHLKLKTIPTVDGKLTPELLDAFPLRVGDEHAAPVGAVSITQTTELGTAYTVEEIRQLAAWAHAHELVLHVDGSRISNAVVSLGVSLAELITDTGVDILSFGGTKNGVLGAEAVVVLNPAAVHGIVFLRKQSMQLASKMRFLSAQLLALLSDDLYLTSAGHANAMAARLADAVADVVTLPRPTQANAVFAILPREVSLKLMETFRFYFWDETTGEVRWMCAWDTTEEDVDTFAAAIRDALAGA; this is encoded by the coding sequence ATGACTTCCTTGCACGACGTGTCGGCGCGCGGTTTCGCCAGTGACAACTACGCCGGTGTCCATCCTTCGGTGCTCGATGCCGTGGCCGCGGCGAACGGCGGCCATCAGGTCGCCTACGGTGAGGACGACTACACGGCTGCCTTGCGCGAGCGGATGTCGGAGTTGTTCGAGGCACCGGTCGAGGTGTTCCCCGTTTTCAACGGCACCGGTGCGAATGTCATTGCGCTGCAGTCGGTCACGCAGCGCTGGGAGTCGGTGGTCTGTGCGGAGACGGCACACATCAACGTCGACGAAGGGGCCGCGCCGGAGAGTGTCGGGCACCTGAAGCTCAAGACCATCCCCACTGTTGACGGGAAGCTGACTCCGGAGTTGCTCGACGCATTCCCGCTGCGGGTGGGCGACGAACACGCCGCGCCGGTCGGTGCGGTGTCGATCACCCAGACCACCGAGCTGGGAACGGCGTACACGGTCGAGGAGATCCGGCAGCTCGCTGCCTGGGCGCACGCGCATGAGCTGGTGCTGCACGTCGACGGGTCGCGGATCAGCAATGCGGTGGTTTCGCTCGGAGTCTCGTTGGCGGAACTGATCACGGACACCGGCGTGGACATCCTGTCCTTCGGTGGCACCAAGAACGGCGTACTCGGCGCGGAGGCCGTCGTAGTGCTGAATCCTGCTGCGGTGCACGGAATCGTCTTCCTGCGTAAGCAGTCGATGCAGCTGGCGTCCAAGATGCGCTTCCTGTCGGCGCAGTTGCTCGCGCTGCTGTCGGATGACCTCTACCTGACCTCCGCCGGGCACGCGAACGCGATGGCTGCGCGGCTGGCGGACGCTGTCGCTGATGTCGTCACGCTGCCCCGCCCCACGCAGGCGAACGCGGTCTTCGCGATCCTGCCGCGCGAGGTGTCGCTGAAGCTGATGGAGACCTTCCGGTTCTACTTCTGGGACGAGACCACCGGCGAGGTCCGGTGGATGTGCGCCTGGGATACCACCGAAGAAGACGTCGACACCTTCGCTGCCGCGATCCGAGACGCGCTGGCGGGCGCGTAG
- a CDS encoding SDR family NAD(P)-dependent oxidoreductase, whose protein sequence is MTDLSGLVVVVAGAAGDLGRATTRAAAASGATVVAVGRSEERLAALEGPGVVPSVVDLTDEAATLAWGHELVETYGHVDGLLHLVGGWRGGKGIVETDLADWDWLHENLIRTLQHTSRALHDALVASPRGRLAIVSSTSVAKPTATNAPYAAAKAAAESWTRSVADSFAHSSDDPAAAASVIRIMALVTPQMREANPSKAYRNFTDVDDLAAELVGLWDRPAAEINGAVW, encoded by the coding sequence GTGACGGACCTGTCCGGTCTGGTCGTCGTCGTTGCCGGCGCGGCCGGTGATCTTGGTCGTGCGACGACGCGGGCCGCGGCCGCTTCTGGCGCGACGGTCGTCGCGGTCGGGCGCTCAGAGGAACGCCTCGCTGCGCTGGAAGGGCCGGGCGTCGTACCGTCAGTCGTGGATCTCACCGACGAGGCCGCCACCCTGGCGTGGGGGCACGAACTGGTTGAGACCTACGGTCACGTCGACGGTCTGCTGCACCTGGTGGGCGGTTGGCGCGGCGGCAAGGGCATCGTCGAGACCGACCTGGCCGACTGGGATTGGTTGCACGAGAATCTGATTCGCACGCTGCAGCACACCTCGCGGGCGCTGCATGACGCGTTGGTCGCTAGTCCGCGCGGGCGCCTGGCGATAGTGTCATCGACCTCGGTGGCCAAGCCCACGGCGACCAATGCGCCGTACGCCGCGGCGAAGGCGGCCGCCGAATCCTGGACTCGGTCGGTGGCCGACTCGTTCGCGCACTCCTCCGACGATCCGGCGGCGGCAGCATCGGTGATTCGGATCATGGCGTTGGTGACTCCGCAGATGCGCGAGGCGAATCCGTCGAAGGCGTATCGCAACTTCACTGACGTGGATGACCTGGCCGCGGAACTGGTGGGGTTGTGGGACCGGCCCGCTGCCGAGATCAACGGCGCCGTGTGGTGA
- a CDS encoding DUF6421 family protein encodes MTEFPTVLVEQAHSSAWALDRTQAAAMNPANPADASLHLAADALRARGLQVVPREGGAVTADQLRVADVYVIAHPAQAASERVAGALSPVFDPAELDAIESFVRAGGGLVVLAECDQDTHGNNVNDLLARFGLHVRSTLVHESADGGRRHQSNATWVLGEVAGGLGQGLLAGVGELCFYRSGVIETSADADVTVLARTSASAYPAGEALAVAARVDAGRVVVLADSDLVGDDSIAELDHKRFWSNVVTWASAAGRAPAATVAHSEIASSPAWFALKDAVEELRLMQAKDGSIDSSTYDVSRAAELVQVMIDRVGELAPQFPHDADYLAALPGDLSRWRDEGFGKPDFLDSLVLFRPDLCREDGIEHLVLFPMYTQNGNPDRVFEALLIKVMWPDWLAQVEATYDNTMFLPVNFIDFTPGYDTNSAVLFPETVAVREVPKFHWGAIFCDREGARFREVVTAASSLLSLDLPPDAERLLASQSLAQETFAMWDLIHDRTHSHGDLPFDPFMIKQRMPFWMYALEELRCDLNTFRQAVILEEEGQPYARFVQLAVLFDRLFRFPITGDRVRNYDGLGGQLMFAYLHKNDALRWTDNRLSFDWRRVPSVIVQLCEEVETLYRTGIDRSRVGHWLASYEFVMAYVAPHPASAWAKGAANLPLDGPVKALVDLVQPDEFPLNVFYESLRKKMAPVIDSTRGITGVSPAPQVVAA; translated from the coding sequence ATGACTGAGTTCCCCACTGTTCTGGTCGAGCAGGCCCACAGCAGCGCCTGGGCGCTGGACCGCACCCAGGCCGCCGCGATGAACCCGGCCAATCCCGCCGACGCCTCCTTGCATCTGGCCGCTGATGCCCTGCGCGCCCGCGGCCTGCAGGTCGTACCGCGCGAGGGTGGCGCAGTCACTGCCGACCAACTGCGGGTTGCCGACGTCTACGTGATTGCCCACCCGGCGCAGGCCGCCTCGGAGCGTGTCGCCGGTGCGCTGTCCCCGGTCTTCGATCCCGCTGAGTTGGACGCCATCGAGTCGTTCGTCCGCGCCGGCGGTGGCCTGGTCGTGCTCGCCGAGTGCGATCAGGACACCCACGGCAACAACGTCAACGACTTGCTGGCCCGATTTGGTCTGCACGTCCGCAGCACGCTGGTGCACGAGAGCGCGGACGGTGGCCGCCGCCACCAGAGCAACGCGACCTGGGTGCTCGGCGAAGTCGCCGGGGGACTTGGCCAGGGGCTGCTGGCCGGGGTCGGCGAGTTGTGCTTCTACCGGTCCGGGGTGATCGAAACCTCCGCCGACGCGGACGTGACGGTTCTGGCACGGACCAGCGCCTCGGCGTACCCCGCAGGTGAGGCGCTCGCGGTTGCCGCACGGGTCGACGCGGGTCGGGTGGTCGTCCTGGCCGACTCGGACCTGGTCGGTGACGACAGCATCGCCGAGTTGGACCACAAGCGGTTCTGGAGCAACGTCGTCACCTGGGCATCGGCCGCTGGCCGCGCGCCCGCTGCGACCGTCGCGCACAGTGAAATCGCTTCATCGCCAGCGTGGTTCGCGTTGAAAGACGCGGTCGAGGAGTTGCGCCTGATGCAGGCCAAGGACGGTTCGATCGATTCATCGACGTACGACGTGTCCCGGGCGGCCGAGCTCGTCCAGGTCATGATCGACCGGGTGGGTGAACTCGCGCCGCAGTTCCCGCACGACGCGGACTACCTGGCGGCCCTGCCGGGTGACCTGTCCCGTTGGCGTGACGAGGGATTCGGCAAGCCGGACTTCCTGGACTCCCTCGTGCTCTTCCGCCCGGACCTGTGCCGCGAGGACGGGATCGAACACCTGGTGCTCTTCCCGATGTACACGCAGAACGGCAACCCCGACCGGGTGTTCGAGGCGCTGCTGATCAAGGTCATGTGGCCGGACTGGCTGGCGCAGGTCGAGGCGACCTACGACAACACGATGTTCCTGCCGGTCAACTTCATCGACTTCACACCCGGCTACGACACCAACTCAGCGGTGCTCTTCCCCGAAACTGTTGCGGTGCGGGAGGTTCCGAAGTTCCACTGGGGCGCGATCTTCTGCGACCGCGAGGGTGCGCGCTTCCGCGAGGTCGTCACCGCGGCATCGTCCCTGCTGTCGCTGGACCTGCCGCCGGACGCCGAGCGGTTGCTCGCGTCGCAGTCCCTAGCGCAGGAGACCTTCGCGATGTGGGACCTGATCCACGACCGCACGCACAGTCACGGCGACCTGCCCTTCGACCCGTTCATGATCAAGCAGCGGATGCCGTTCTGGATGTACGCGCTGGAAGAACTGCGCTGCGACCTGAACACCTTCCGCCAAGCGGTCATCCTGGAGGAAGAGGGTCAGCCCTACGCCCGATTCGTCCAGCTGGCAGTGCTTTTCGACCGTCTGTTCCGTTTCCCCATCACCGGGGACCGCGTCCGCAACTACGACGGACTGGGCGGCCAGTTGATGTTCGCCTACCTGCACAAGAACGACGCACTGCGCTGGACCGACAACCGGCTGTCCTTCGACTGGCGCCGGGTGCCGTCGGTGATCGTGCAGTTGTGTGAAGAGGTCGAGACGCTCTACCGCACCGGGATCGACCGCTCGCGTGTCGGCCACTGGCTGGCGTCGTACGAGTTCGTCATGGCGTACGTCGCACCGCACCCCGCGTCCGCATGGGCCAAGGGCGCTGCCAACCTGCCGCTCGACGGTCCGGTCAAAGCGCTGGTCGACCTGGTCCAGCCCGATGAGTTCCCGCTCAACGTCTTCTACGAGTCGCTGCGCAAGAAGATGGCGCCGGTGATCGATTCGACCCGTGGCATCACTGGTGTCAGCCCGGCCCCGCAGGTTGTCGCGGCGTGA
- a CDS encoding NADPH-dependent FMN reductase has translation MYQREEVTNNDALWILRRPLDWTHVFERSTSCQVSTRPGRIGGPIADWFVEAAREQGGFEVDPVDLAELDLPMMNEPNHPRLQQYTHDHTKAWAARVEHADAFVFVTPEYNFGMTAPLKNALDYLQKEWAYKPASFVSYGGVSGGLRAVQMAKQVITTLGMYATPQQVIIPFAMKQVEGGVFTPNDEQAASATIVLDELLKLTDALKPLRS, from the coding sequence ATGTACCAACGGGAGGAGGTCACAAACAATGACGCCCTATGGATTCTCCGGCGACCCCTAGACTGGACCCATGTCTTTGAACGTTCTACAAGTTGTCAGGTCAGCACCCGCCCCGGCCGCATCGGCGGACCCATCGCCGACTGGTTCGTCGAGGCAGCTCGCGAGCAAGGCGGGTTCGAGGTGGACCCGGTCGACCTGGCCGAGCTGGACCTGCCGATGATGAACGAGCCCAACCACCCCCGGCTGCAGCAGTACACCCACGACCACACCAAGGCGTGGGCGGCGCGGGTCGAGCACGCGGACGCATTCGTCTTCGTGACGCCGGAGTACAACTTCGGCATGACCGCGCCGCTGAAGAACGCGCTGGACTACCTGCAGAAGGAATGGGCCTACAAGCCGGCGTCCTTTGTCAGCTACGGCGGCGTCTCCGGTGGCCTGCGCGCAGTGCAGATGGCCAAGCAGGTCATCACGACCCTGGGCATGTACGCCACTCCGCAGCAGGTGATCATCCCGTTCGCGATGAAGCAGGTCGAGGGCGGCGTCTTCACGCCGAACGACGAGCAGGCCGCCTCAGCGACGATCGTGCTCGATGAACTCCTGAAGCTGACCGACGCCCTGAAGCCGCTGCGCAGCTAA